A DNA window from Candidatus Poribacteria bacterium contains the following coding sequences:
- a CDS encoding FAD-dependent thymidylate synthase — protein sequence MGFLSGEPIVQLVAAVDRPYETGVAAARTCYSSNGIVLPDDVSRTKKSRELRDRIAASTLQAGHLTTRQHATFVFALDRVSRAVTWSFLHSHPFYNSEQVSQRYVEVNPESVLVPDLPEPALTIYRSAVDAQMSGYQELIQRMLPTIRDEFHELFPARTRQPERWEKLLLRKAYEVARYVLPVATFTYLYHTVSALTLLRYARTMDSYDTPTEQRMLVRKMLDAAQEWDPLFRREIPDPIPIEETPEHAFMVQQAEPSVADASRAFAAEFDERLAGGTSALLSASTDGEATLAGAVRGILGVPRDRLTDREAIELLLSPSRNPYLAETLGVHSHVKLSRAMEHLSFTFAKKLSHTADSQDQRHRMVPGARPILSRQYTGTPDTIVPKVIRANPDAWELFDRINDRAYEAINRLLELGVSPEMALYLLPNAAAIRFVESGSLMDWHHKWRTRLCYTAQEEIFHASVDEVLAVRARYPTVGAFLHAPCWFRANTPQRPFCPEGDRFCGVPVWKLEPGAFSRML from the coding sequence ATGGGCTTCCTATCCGGTGAGCCGATCGTCCAGCTTGTCGCCGCCGTTGACCGACCCTACGAGACGGGCGTCGCCGCCGCTCGGACCTGCTACTCGTCTAACGGCATCGTCCTGCCGGACGACGTGTCGCGCACGAAGAAGTCGCGGGAACTGCGCGACCGCATCGCGGCAAGCACCCTCCAAGCGGGTCATCTGACGACGCGGCAGCACGCCACGTTCGTGTTCGCCCTGGATCGCGTATCCCGCGCTGTGACGTGGTCGTTCCTGCACAGCCACCCGTTCTACAACTCGGAACAGGTCAGCCAGCGGTACGTCGAGGTGAATCCGGAGAGCGTGCTGGTTCCAGACCTGCCGGAACCGGCTCTCACCATCTACCGGTCTGCGGTCGACGCGCAGATGTCGGGCTACCAGGAGCTCATCCAGCGGATGCTCCCGACCATCCGCGACGAGTTCCATGAGCTCTTTCCGGCGAGGACCCGCCAGCCCGAACGCTGGGAGAAGCTGCTTCTGAGGAAGGCGTACGAAGTCGCTCGGTACGTGCTGCCCGTCGCGACGTTCACGTACCTGTATCACACGGTCAGCGCGCTTACGCTCCTCCGCTACGCGCGGACCATGGACTCCTACGACACGCCAACCGAACAACGCATGCTCGTGCGGAAGATGCTCGACGCGGCGCAGGAGTGGGACCCGCTGTTTAGGCGCGAGATACCGGACCCGATTCCCATCGAAGAGACGCCGGAACACGCCTTCATGGTCCAGCAAGCGGAACCGTCCGTCGCGGACGCATCCCGCGCGTTTGCCGCCGAGTTCGACGAGCGTTTGGCTGGGGGAACCTCTGCGTTGCTGTCCGCATCGACGGACGGCGAAGCGACTCTCGCAGGGGCGGTGCGCGGCATCCTCGGCGTGCCACGTGACCGACTGACCGATCGCGAAGCCATCGAGCTCCTGCTGAGTCCGTCGAGGAACCCATACCTGGCGGAGACGCTTGGCGTGCACAGCCATGTCAAGCTGTCGCGCGCCATGGAGCACCTCTCGTTCACGTTCGCCAAGAAGCTGAGCCACACGGCGGACTCGCAGGATCAACGCCATCGCATGGTTCCGGGAGCGCGTCCCATCCTGAGCCGCCAGTATACGGGCACGCCCGACACCATCGTGCCAAAGGTCATCCGCGCCAACCCCGACGCGTGGGAGCTCTTCGACCGCATCAACGACCGCGCCTACGAGGCGATCAACCGCCTGCTGGAGCTCGGCGTATCGCCTGAGATGGCGCTGTACTTGCTGCCGAACGCGGCGGCGATACGGTTCGTGGAGTCCGGGTCGCTGATGGACTGGCATCACAAGTGGCGGACGCGGTTGTGCTACACGGCGCAGGAGGAGATCTTCCACGCCTCCGTGGATGAGGTTCTGGCGGTTCGCGCGCGCTACCCGACTGTCGGGGCGTTCCTGCACGCTCCGTGTTGGTTCCGAGCCAACACGCCTCAGCGACCGTTCTGCCCCGAAGGAGACCGGTTCTGCGGCGTTCCCGTCTGGAAGCTGGAGCCCGGCGCGTTCAGTCGGATGCTCTGA
- a CDS encoding LamG domain-containing protein, translating into METFQENTLLFWINFPAAASGGWDQILAKTAPGSDRSPGLWVETGGLGIHYRYNPGNLGFWGLGPDGDKTQFPQKQWFHVAGVTKDGTLTGYVNGAKKGDTPVPPKFAQGNGGLYVGKSPAYPGPAANFYIDDLTLYTRALSADEIAAIKDGGLLPVEPAGKLATTWARFRH; encoded by the coding sequence CTGGAGACTTTCCAGGAGAACACCCTCCTGTTCTGGATCAACTTCCCCGCCGCCGCGAGCGGCGGATGGGACCAGATCCTCGCCAAGACAGCGCCCGGCAGCGACCGGTCCCCCGGACTGTGGGTCGAGACGGGCGGACTCGGCATCCACTACCGATACAACCCTGGGAACCTCGGCTTCTGGGGTCTGGGCCCTGACGGCGACAAGACCCAGTTTCCTCAGAAACAGTGGTTCCACGTCGCCGGTGTAACCAAAGACGGAACGCTGACGGGCTACGTGAACGGAGCCAAGAAAGGCGATACGCCGGTTCCGCCGAAGTTTGCGCAGGGCAACGGCGGTCTGTACGTGGGGAAGTCCCCAGCGTACCCGGGGCCCGCTGCCAACTTCTACATCGACGATTTGACCCTCTACACGAGAGCGCTGTCGGCAGACGAGATCGCCGCGATCAAGGACGGCGGACTGTTGCCCGTCGAGCCCGCAGGCAAGCTGGCGACGACTTGGGCGCGGTTCCGGCACTAG